A genomic window from Clostridium aceticum includes:
- a CDS encoding Ger(x)C family spore germination protein, with the protein MKIYRFKCFLGVVFVFFMFFLVGCWDYMEVENRGYVLGMAIDKYPPLPQGQEDLEDYLSERELEKMPLHQGGPKYAYTIQIPVIPEAIATPEVAGGGGEAGALERTWDLTIAGNNFFEVNRQFSTRISYPPFYEHLKVIIISEEVAREGIKELLDMHFRDHEMRRRTRVFITPSEAKKVLDIAPRIDDYSSLYLERLPLNANKNSRIPHKTDLGEVSKSIHGELDFVLPRVIATRDEAKYAGAAVFKGDKMVGWLGELDTNYTKWARDAVVGGIEVVESPHPAAELVVLEITKAKTNVKPVIKSNNIKMHMDIAATFNLSEEFRSQFENAFDREFISEVESRVEEKLKREIKDTITYVQSEYGADIFHFNVAMQRYEPKVWDEIQEDWRDIFPQVEVEVVVDAKIRLIGLMK; encoded by the coding sequence ATGAAAATTTATAGATTCAAGTGTTTTTTGGGGGTAGTATTTGTCTTTTTTATGTTTTTTTTAGTGGGATGTTGGGACTATATGGAGGTAGAAAACAGAGGGTATGTGCTTGGTATGGCTATAGATAAATATCCACCTTTACCACAGGGTCAAGAGGATTTAGAAGACTATTTGAGTGAAAGAGAATTAGAAAAAATGCCACTGCATCAAGGAGGTCCTAAGTATGCCTATACCATTCAAATTCCAGTGATACCAGAAGCAATCGCTACCCCAGAGGTAGCTGGTGGTGGTGGAGAAGCGGGGGCACTGGAAAGAACATGGGACTTAACAATAGCCGGCAATAATTTTTTTGAAGTAAATAGGCAGTTCTCCACTAGGATCAGCTATCCTCCTTTCTATGAACATCTTAAAGTTATTATTATCAGCGAAGAGGTGGCAAGGGAAGGTATTAAAGAACTATTGGATATGCACTTTAGGGACCATGAAATGCGAAGAAGAACCAGAGTGTTTATTACCCCATCAGAAGCTAAAAAAGTATTGGATATAGCACCTAGGATTGATGACTATTCTAGTTTATACCTAGAGAGACTTCCTTTAAATGCCAATAAAAATTCAAGAATTCCTCATAAGACGGATTTAGGCGAGGTATCAAAAAGTATCCATGGGGAACTAGATTTTGTTTTACCTAGGGTGATTGCTACTAGAGATGAAGCCAAGTATGCTGGGGCTGCTGTATTTAAAGGAGATAAAATGGTGGGATGGTTAGGAGAACTTGATACCAACTATACAAAGTGGGCGAGGGATGCAGTGGTAGGAGGTATAGAAGTGGTAGAATCCCCACACCCTGCGGCAGAATTAGTGGTATTAGAAATTACCAAAGCAAAAACCAATGTAAAGCCAGTAATCAAAAGTAATAATATTAAGATGCATATGGATATAGCCGCCACCTTTAACTTATCAGAGGAGTTTAGATCTCAGTTTGAAAACGCTTTTGATAGAGAGTTTATTAGCGAAGTAGAAAGCAGAGTAGAGGAAAAATTAAAAAGAGAAATCAAAGATACCATTACCTATGTGCAATCGGAATATGGTGCAGATATTTTTCACTTTAATGTTGCTATGCAGCGTTACGAACCAAAGGTATGGGATGAGATTCAGGAGGATTGGAGAGATATTTTTCCACAAGTAGAAGTAGAAGTGGTAGTTGATGCAAAGATAAGATTGATAGGATTAATGAAATAA